From one Oscillospiraceae bacterium genomic stretch:
- a CDS encoding right-handed parallel beta-helix repeat-containing protein gives MQTSFKKLISFLLVCTIMSSLLVVFVPMSAAASETISYTNAPYAGVYQVTSDKAVTLTNETGHTVTLKAGSSDYFYLIKGNNDITKSVASANLTFTALDGNGLDYLDQVSQTNEPIPVGQEDVVVTFATKDEPHLDPGESYTFTYTPSKRKNGIVYPYLAFNDPNEYVLKITTDTGYQTTIYKPAGYPVTSYAWEDSKKTDPALMYVRDGKNTITIENISDTQSVIHAIRVHSGGELIGNSYWDAQMKMAELVVIPFTESGTTPTPIPTVAPTPTATPKPTYAPAGTMEYTAENAGIYRVTADQAVTLTNETGSTLTLAADDIGYLYLIQGNNKITTSNPSATVTFSKLTNYGMSYLSKITTSYIPYATEHTSFGDRLDVGIHNYLVGGEGTYSTQTNDIGQYIALSPGASVTLQAEVSADGAGIVYPYLGVCDNKAHSFVVTSDTGFYAELMKNNTTGWQTTCWADGSAQMDMEFLYLREGTNTITILNTGSNTATVASLRMSMTDGSDGVKNHATWGSQINLVNLKVTEGASLPSPVPTAEPTPTPPSVNPDVSDRAMRTVYQAENYASGSISKTTYAGTSVAKAGSESNGSYTINVEEDTVFNLYMKGAAWKDVSFDISIDGTNYFYENMHFQSDRSATYSYNEECVATFPLSKGTHTLKFTFYCDTFYFDSFTLEDTYSKQYQILYGIKDIATSQGIYEALLTSGDYIYIDVEADTQDLAYPPMAFWSMVGKEYDTPAELVALYEAALEEEAAIPTVRIKNASNQVVATLPEGRSTVTVNCSNIPRNITLICAIYKGGKLAQIPKTASSTSTTVSFGLTDVEAGSTLKILAFSDMDEITPYTASGSYMDFYVAPGGKSTNDGLSPEKPLATVAQALTKVKSVNASMTGDIVIHVAPGVYRSNTTLTIDPTMSGRNGYKVIIRGDDPENRPILSGGESLTGKWSKVSGEEYWVASTTTRETRALYVNGYQATMARSDQWYWGDPITPSSPKNSSHKADGIKVSLKERPDISRELKGESRMQIVFNLAWANHRFPVDSVTYDSNYAYINTKYPYFNAYLLNNHTQTIMPIDPNGHIRAFYLENAMALLDEPGEFYFDKANQKMYYYPYANEDMTTAKTYCAVTDGLLTIQGVSSSSKVENLEFQNISFQHGAWDDATTYGAAFNQSDELRIGTQTYYTQKLMHAQVLVSYADSVVFNGCEFACLGSSGIYFTEGVSNSKVIHSDFHDISGGGISVGSYLHNKTYDGKVERCSNIEIGDNIFRRCTQEFLGLNAVAVYYANGVNIHHNDIRNLGYTGIAVGWGWGYNASTQCGNHTVAYNKIQDCLQVLDDGAQVYTLCDQLNTHIMDNYFIDPDDFRRGGLYLDEGSGYIQICDNVFQKANDSGDFWLFARKNVHLNDNYAAYNHTDGGDPKYFGTFPLDTAGVTYSSNNINVRTWSQTAQRVMAEAGVEDKSRVAAIDYYPTWRTMRGVDKPADE, from the coding sequence GTGCAAACAAGCTTTAAAAAACTTATTTCGTTTCTTTTAGTTTGCACCATTATGAGCAGTTTATTGGTAGTTTTTGTACCAATGTCTGCAGCGGCAAGCGAAACCATCTCGTATACCAATGCACCGTATGCAGGTGTGTATCAGGTAACTTCCGACAAAGCAGTAACTCTGACCAACGAAACCGGTCATACTGTTACCTTAAAAGCAGGGAGTTCTGATTACTTCTACCTGATCAAAGGTAATAACGACATTACCAAGAGTGTTGCATCAGCAAACTTAACCTTTACTGCATTAGACGGCAATGGTTTGGATTATCTTGATCAAGTTTCCCAGACCAACGAGCCTATTCCTGTTGGGCAGGAAGATGTGGTAGTTACATTTGCTACCAAGGATGAACCCCATCTCGATCCCGGTGAATCCTACACTTTCACCTACACTCCCTCCAAGAGAAAGAACGGGATTGTGTATCCCTATCTTGCCTTTAACGATCCCAACGAATATGTGTTAAAGATAACCACCGATACCGGTTATCAGACTACCATATATAAACCCGCAGGGTACCCTGTTACTTCTTATGCTTGGGAAGACAGCAAAAAAACAGACCCGGCTTTAATGTATGTGAGAGATGGAAAAAACACCATCACCATTGAAAATATCAGCGATACCCAATCTGTGATTCATGCCATTCGTGTGCACAGTGGCGGCGAGCTGATTGGCAATTCTTATTGGGATGCACAGATGAAAATGGCAGAGTTGGTTGTGATTCCGTTTACTGAAAGCGGCACCACACCCACTCCGATTCCTACTGTTGCACCTACTCCGACTGCAACCCCAAAACCTACCTATGCACCGGCCGGAACGATGGAATACACTGCGGAGAATGCAGGAATCTATCGAGTAACCGCCGATCAAGCAGTGACCCTAACAAATGAAACGGGAAGCACGCTAACCTTAGCGGCGGATGACATCGGATATCTTTATCTGATTCAGGGTAACAATAAGATTACCACCTCCAATCCATCCGCTACCGTAACCTTTTCCAAGCTAACGAATTACGGAATGAGTTATCTTTCCAAAATCACTACCTCCTATATCCCCTATGCCACCGAACATACCTCCTTTGGAGATCGACTCGATGTGGGTATTCACAATTATTTGGTAGGGGGAGAGGGAACCTACTCCACACAGACCAATGACATTGGTCAGTATATTGCCCTAAGCCCCGGTGCTTCTGTTACCTTACAGGCAGAGGTTTCTGCCGATGGTGCAGGCATTGTGTATCCGTACCTGGGTGTGTGTGACAATAAGGCGCATAGCTTTGTTGTGACCTCCGATACCGGCTTCTATGCCGAACTTATGAAAAATAATACCACCGGTTGGCAGACCACCTGCTGGGCAGACGGTTCTGCACAGATGGATATGGAATTTCTCTATTTAAGAGAAGGAACCAACACCATCACCATTTTGAATACCGGAAGTAACACCGCTACCGTTGCATCCCTTCGTATGTCTATGACAGATGGTTCCGACGGCGTGAAAAACCATGCAACATGGGGTTCCCAAATCAATTTAGTCAATTTAAAGGTAACAGAAGGGGCAAGCTTGCCTTCACCTGTTCCCACTGCCGAACCGACTCCCACTCCTCCCTCGGTAAACCCAGATGTTTCCGACAGAGCGATGAGAACGGTGTACCAGGCTGAAAATTATGCCTCCGGCAGCATTTCCAAAACCACCTATGCCGGCACGTCAGTTGCCAAGGCGGGTTCGGAATCCAACGGTAGTTACACCATTAACGTAGAAGAAGATACAGTTTTCAATTTATATATGAAGGGCGCTGCCTGGAAGGATGTTTCCTTTGATATTTCCATCGACGGAACTAACTATTTTTATGAAAATATGCACTTCCAAAGCGACCGCTCCGCCACCTATTCTTATAACGAGGAATGTGTGGCAACCTTCCCCTTATCCAAGGGAACGCATACACTGAAATTTACTTTCTATTGCGATACATTCTATTTTGATTCTTTCACCTTAGAAGACACCTACTCTAAGCAGTATCAGATTCTTTACGGAATCAAAGATATTGCTACCTCTCAAGGCATTTATGAAGCCCTGTTAACCTCCGGCGATTACATTTATATTGATGTGGAAGCCGACACCCAAGACCTGGCGTATCCGCCGATGGCATTTTGGAGTATGGTTGGTAAGGAGTATGACACCCCTGCAGAGTTGGTTGCTCTTTATGAGGCAGCACTGGAGGAAGAAGCAGCAATCCCCACGGTCAGAATTAAAAACGCTTCCAACCAGGTGGTTGCAACCCTTCCGGAAGGACGTTCCACTGTGACCGTGAATTGCTCCAATATTCCTCGCAACATCACGCTGATTTGCGCAATTTACAAAGGCGGAAAGCTGGCGCAAATCCCAAAAACAGCAAGTAGCACCTCTACCACTGTTTCCTTTGGCTTAACAGATGTGGAAGCAGGTAGCACGCTTAAAATTCTGGCATTCTCCGATATGGATGAGATTACGCCCTACACTGCCAGCGGTTCCTATATGGATTTCTACGTGGCACCCGGCGGAAAATCCACCAATGACGGATTATCGCCGGAAAAACCTCTTGCCACTGTGGCACAAGCCCTTACCAAGGTAAAATCCGTAAATGCTTCCATGACCGGTGATATTGTCATTCATGTGGCTCCCGGTGTTTACCGCAGCAATACCACTCTTACGATTGACCCCACTATGAGCGGTCGAAACGGATATAAGGTAATTATCCGGGGAGACGACCCCGAAAATCGTCCGATTCTATCCGGTGGCGAATCGTTAACCGGTAAATGGAGCAAGGTTTCCGGCGAAGAATACTGGGTAGCTTCTACCACCACCCGTGAAACCAGAGCCTTGTATGTGAACGGCTACCAGGCAACTATGGCACGAAGCGATCAGTGGTATTGGGGAGATCCTATTACTCCAAGCTCGCCCAAAAACAGTTCTCATAAAGCAGACGGCATCAAGGTAAGCTTGAAGGAACGTCCTGATATTTCCAGAGAATTAAAAGGGGAGTCCCGGATGCAGATTGTATTCAATCTTGCATGGGCAAACCATCGTTTTCCGGTAGACAGCGTTACCTATGATTCCAACTATGCATATATCAACACCAAATATCCCTATTTTAACGCATATTTGCTCAATAATCATACGCAAACCATTATGCCTATTGACCCCAATGGCCATATCAGAGCATTCTATTTGGAAAATGCAATGGCACTCTTAGATGAACCCGGTGAGTTTTATTTCGATAAAGCTAACCAAAAAATGTACTACTATCCCTATGCCAACGAAGATATGACCACTGCAAAAACCTATTGTGCCGTAACGGATGGATTGCTCACCATTCAAGGTGTCAGCTCCTCTTCCAAGGTGGAAAATTTGGAATTTCAAAATATTTCCTTCCAACACGGTGCCTGGGACGATGCCACTACCTACGGTGCGGCATTTAACCAGTCTGACGAGCTTCGCATCGGCACCCAAACCTATTATACTCAAAAGCTGATGCATGCGCAGGTTTTGGTTTCTTATGCAGATTCCGTTGTGTTTAACGGTTGTGAATTTGCTTGTCTTGGCTCCAGCGGTATCTATTTTACCGAAGGCGTGTCCAACTCCAAAGTGATTCACAGTGATTTCCACGATATTTCCGGCGGCGGCATATCGGTAGGAAGCTATCTGCACAATAAAACCTACGACGGCAAGGTGGAGCGTTGCTCCAATATTGAAATCGGAGACAACATTTTCCGCCGTTGTACCCAAGAATTTTTGGGACTGAATGCAGTTGCCGTGTATTATGCAAACGGCGTAAACATTCATCATAACGACATCAGAAATCTGGGCTACACCGGAATTGCCGTAGGCTGGGGATGGGGCTACAATGCTTCCACCCAATGCGGTAATCACACGGTGGCATACAACAAAATCCAGGATTGCTTGCAGGTATTGGACGATGGCGCCCAGGTTTACACCTTATGCGATCAGTTAAATACCCACATTATGGATAACTATTTTATAGATCCCGATGACTTCCGTCGCGGTGGCTTATATCTTGATGAAGGCTCCGGCTACATTCAGATTTGCGATAATGTGTTCCAAAAAGCCAATGATTCCGGTGACTTCTGGCTCTTTGCAAGAAAAAATGTTCACTTAAATGACAACTATGCAGCCTATAACCATACCGACGGCGGTGACCCCAAATATTTTGGCACCTTCCCGTTGGATACTGCCGGTGTGACATACAGCTCCAATAACATCAATGTTCGCACCTGGAGCCAGACCGCACAGCGTGTTATGGCAGAAGCAGGCGTGGAAGATAAGTCCAGAGTTGCTGCTATCGACTATTATCCCACCTGGCGTACCATGCGTGGTGTGGATAAACCTGCAGACGAATAA
- a CDS encoding carbohydrate-binding protein encodes MKIALKKLLAFCLLVSMLASMMAVPAFAATPTWTGKFSTLDAAYKNGYVGEYYGLTTFTKSNGTESVAGVDYQASSGAPFGADGSFTMVVGDWGYYEITAPYTGVYALQMSTAWIGGDGTTTVHVTTDEDYLAQFNLNSPSWSSGCNQDQPIYLKEGKNIIKIELMGNNNAIVNALDMGRLDAQGADKSLDFLPLVKSVDSPVQIPTPTPIPSPTPEPTEAPLTWPGAYSDLGDAYRNGYTSTVEDIKASFRNGADAVAGTDYQASSGAPFAANGAFTMIAGDWAYITVDMPYTGVYAMQIRTDWFSGTPVNWHVTTEDGYEATYNVTATSWSSGCKQDQPMYFKEGKNTFKLELRGDYNATVSSIDFGRLDATSAEKSLDFLPFVKVTGAPEPTPTPTPAPTPTPTPQEITKWIGNVKAEPAFNGYIGGFGMDAITGDVNMDESHLNGADFTMVNGEYATYTFNAPYTGVYGMQLLVKAIGGNTTIRVTSGDYYADYYLTQTGWTNGPMYQDQPLYFVEGANTIKIENIGTYSVMLSETDFGRLDKAGYDSTDYMQFVKKVADLPVATPEPTVAPTTAPTATPVPTAKPTPTPTPTPNITDSEYMIITEAESYTSASGVSKTTYDGAAVISAANESTSTYTVTVPDTGVYNLYFRGAAWKDASVDITVDDNYVSYETMHFNVPKDSSYPTLNEKICSLNLTAGTHTISFTYFTDVFYFDAFRLENTSSRTYHLLYGFKDATTSIEAYNILKECGTLIDIDVEADTSDLFCPEMSFWPMVGKNFDSLDDMLAVYNDVVAAEASNPTVKLYNSSNVLVNKVPTGNARMIINTSNMPAKSTVVVAEYKGSKMVGNLNTLPSTSTTVNCNLTGLTAQSELKIMVFSDLAEVKPYSSTGVYKDIYVATNGKSSNDGLTPETPVATVAQALSKVKSYNASMTGDIVVHVAPGVYRSNTTIAIDQNMGGMNGYKVIIKAEDPDNRPILSGGEPLTGKWTKVSGKNYWVASTTTRETRALYVNGYQATLARSDVWYTGKDLIKPANPQNDVHVADGFVVDIERWDTTFPRTLGDDTRLQVVFQKNWANHRFPVEKIVYGDYYGYEHAYIYIPFPKYHIFVNDDATTSTIQPTGSFYLENSMDLLDAPGEFFFDKDARKMYYYPYANEDMRTAETYCAVTDGLMTVTGVNATNKVSNIEFDGISFRYGAFDDATTNGAAFNQADDMRVGGEIWYGSYMFPAQVTLKYADSVVFKNCEFANLGSSAVLFEEGDTNCRVTGSSFHDISGTGVVVGNFLHDRNMDASKQRSTHIEVDNNIFRRCAQEFLGTTAIAMYYTGDSKVHHNDIADMPYTAITVGWGWGAALPDDCGNNVVSYNKIEDVMQTMYDGSQIYTVGLQGYNQINDNYFIDPGDHLRGGLYLDQATQDLYFSDNVFTDAKPTTDRWLFARRYVQIDNCYGSYNHTDGRMPSTGGSYGFDSSGVTMENNNVSVTSWSLSAQRIMSEAGVDNQEELQRVDFYPSWRTMRMLDVPAED; translated from the coding sequence TTGAAAATCGCATTGAAAAAACTATTAGCATTCTGCTTGTTGGTTTCTATGCTGGCAAGTATGATGGCAGTTCCCGCATTTGCGGCAACCCCCACCTGGACCGGTAAGTTCAGCACTTTAGATGCTGCTTACAAAAACGGCTATGTGGGTGAGTACTACGGCTTAACCACCTTCACCAAATCTAATGGTACCGAATCGGTTGCCGGGGTTGACTATCAGGCATCTTCCGGTGCTCCCTTCGGAGCAGATGGTTCCTTCACCATGGTAGTGGGTGACTGGGGTTACTATGAAATTACCGCTCCCTACACCGGTGTGTATGCGCTGCAGATGTCCACAGCATGGATTGGCGGCGACGGCACTACCACCGTTCACGTTACCACCGATGAAGATTATCTGGCTCAGTTCAACTTAAACTCCCCCAGCTGGAGTTCCGGTTGTAATCAGGACCAGCCCATTTATTTAAAAGAAGGTAAAAACATCATCAAAATTGAATTGATGGGAAATAACAATGCAATTGTGAATGCATTGGATATGGGTCGATTGGATGCACAAGGTGCAGACAAATCCTTAGACTTTTTACCCTTAGTAAAAAGCGTGGATTCTCCTGTGCAGATTCCCACTCCCACTCCCATTCCGTCTCCCACTCCGGAACCCACCGAAGCTCCCTTAACCTGGCCCGGTGCGTACAGCGATTTGGGTGATGCCTATAGAAATGGCTACACCTCCACCGTGGAAGATATCAAAGCTTCTTTCCGCAACGGCGCTGATGCTGTTGCAGGAACCGATTATCAGGCATCTTCAGGTGCTCCCTTTGCTGCAAACGGTGCATTCACCATGATTGCAGGGGACTGGGCTTATATCACTGTTGATATGCCTTATACCGGTGTGTATGCAATGCAGATTCGTACCGACTGGTTCAGTGGTACTCCTGTTAACTGGCATGTTACCACCGAAGACGGTTACGAAGCAACCTACAACGTGACTGCTACAAGTTGGAGCTCCGGCTGTAAACAGGACCAGCCTATGTACTTCAAAGAAGGGAAAAACACCTTTAAATTAGAATTACGCGGTGATTACAATGCAACCGTTTCTTCTATCGACTTTGGTCGTCTGGATGCTACCAGCGCAGAAAAATCCTTAGATTTTCTGCCCTTCGTAAAAGTGACCGGCGCTCCCGAACCGACTCCCACTCCCACTCCGGCACCCACTCCCACTCCTACTCCCCAGGAAATTACCAAATGGATTGGTAACGTAAAAGCAGAACCTGCTTTCAACGGTTACATCGGCGGTTTCGGAATGGATGCAATCACCGGTGATGTGAACATGGATGAATCCCACTTAAACGGTGCTGATTTCACCATGGTAAACGGAGAATATGCAACCTACACCTTCAACGCTCCCTATACCGGCGTGTATGGTATGCAGCTTTTGGTTAAAGCGATTGGCGGCAACACCACCATTCGTGTGACCAGCGGCGACTATTATGCAGATTATTACCTGACTCAGACCGGTTGGACCAACGGTCCCATGTATCAGGACCAGCCCTTGTACTTTGTGGAAGGTGCTAATACCATTAAAATTGAAAATATCGGAACCTATTCCGTTATGCTTTCCGAAACCGACTTTGGTCGTTTGGACAAAGCAGGATACGATTCCACTGACTATATGCAGTTTGTGAAGAAAGTGGCAGACCTTCCGGTAGCAACTCCCGAACCTACTGTTGCTCCCACCACTGCTCCCACCGCAACTCCCGTTCCCACTGCAAAACCCACTCCCACTCCTACTCCTACTCCGAATATTACCGATTCTGAGTATATGATTATCACCGAAGCAGAAAGCTATACCTCTGCAAGCGGTGTTTCCAAAACCACTTATGATGGTGCAGCAGTTATCAGTGCTGCCAACGAATCCACCTCTACCTACACCGTTACTGTTCCCGATACCGGGGTATATAACCTGTACTTCAGAGGTGCTGCATGGAAAGATGCTTCCGTTGATATCACCGTTGACGATAACTATGTGTCTTACGAAACCATGCATTTCAATGTGCCGAAGGATTCTTCCTATCCTACACTGAACGAAAAAATTTGTTCCTTGAATTTAACTGCAGGCACACATACCATCAGCTTTACCTATTTCACTGATGTGTTCTACTTTGATGCATTCCGTCTGGAAAACACCAGCAGCAGAACCTATCATCTGCTCTATGGCTTCAAAGATGCTACCACTTCTATTGAGGCATATAACATTTTAAAAGAATGTGGTACCTTGATTGATATCGATGTGGAAGCTGACACTTCCGATTTATTCTGTCCGGAAATGTCCTTCTGGCCTATGGTTGGCAAGAACTTTGATTCTTTAGATGATATGCTTGCAGTATACAATGATGTTGTTGCTGCGGAAGCATCTAACCCCACCGTAAAATTATACAATTCTTCCAATGTTCTGGTGAATAAAGTTCCCACAGGCAATGCAAGAATGATTATCAATACCTCCAATATGCCTGCAAAATCCACCGTGGTTGTGGCAGAATACAAGGGCAGCAAGATGGTTGGTAACTTAAATACCTTACCAAGTACTTCCACCACCGTTAACTGCAACTTAACCGGTTTAACCGCACAGAGTGAGCTGAAAATCATGGTATTCTCCGACCTGGCAGAAGTAAAACCCTACTCCTCCACCGGCGTTTACAAAGATATTTATGTGGCAACCAACGGGAAATCCTCCAACGATGGTTTAACTCCCGAAACCCCAGTAGCAACTGTTGCACAGGCATTAAGCAAAGTAAAATCCTATAATGCTTCCATGACCGGCGATATCGTGGTACATGTTGCTCCCGGTGTATACCGCAGCAACACCACCATTGCAATCGACCAGAACATGGGCGGTATGAACGGTTACAAAGTTATCATCAAGGCAGAAGATCCCGATAACCGTCCCATTTTATCCGGTGGGGAACCTTTAACCGGTAAATGGACCAAGGTTTCCGGTAAAAATTATTGGGTAGCTTCTACCACCACTCGTGAAACCAGAGCATTATATGTAAACGGTTACCAGGCAACTTTAGCAAGAAGTGACGTTTGGTATACCGGAAAAGACCTGATCAAACCTGCAAATCCCCAGAATGACGTGCACGTTGCAGACGGTTTTGTGGTAGATATCGAAAGATGGGATACCACCTTCCCCAGAACTCTGGGAGATGATACCAGATTGCAGGTAGTATTCCAGAAAAACTGGGCAAACCATCGTTTCCCCGTGGAAAAAATTGTTTACGGTGATTACTATGGTTATGAACACGCCTATATCTACATTCCGTTCCCCAAATATCACATCTTCGTAAATGATGATGCCACCACCTCTACCATTCAGCCCACCGGTTCCTTCTATTTGGAAAACTCTATGGATCTGCTGGATGCTCCCGGTGAATTCTTCTTTGATAAAGATGCTCGTAAGATGTATTACTATCCCTATGCAAACGAAGATATGAGAACTGCAGAAACCTATTGTGCAGTAACAGATGGTCTGATGACTGTTACCGGTGTAAACGCAACCAACAAAGTTTCCAACATCGAGTTTGACGGCATCTCCTTCCGCTACGGTGCCTTTGATGATGCAACCACCAACGGTGCAGCATTCAATCAGGCAGACGATATGCGTGTGGGTGGCGAAATCTGGTATGGTAGCTATATGTTCCCGGCACAGGTTACCTTAAAATATGCTGACAGCGTAGTATTTAAAAACTGCGAATTTGCAAACTTAGGCTCCAGTGCAGTGCTCTTTGAAGAAGGGGACACCAACTGCCGTGTAACCGGAAGCTCCTTCCACGATATTTCCGGTACCGGTGTAGTAGTGGGTAACTTCTTACACGATAGAAACATGGATGCTTCCAAACAGCGTTCTACTCACATTGAAGTGGATAACAACATCTTCCGTCGTTGTGCACAGGAATTCTTAGGTACCACCGCAATTGCGATGTACTATACCGGTGATTCCAAAGTTCATCATAACGATATCGCTGATATGCCTTACACCGCAATCACTGTTGGTTGGGGTTGGGGAGCAGCGTTACCCGATGATTGCGGAAACAACGTAGTATCCTATAACAAAATTGAAGATGTTATGCAGACCATGTATGACGGTTCTCAGATTTACACTGTTGGTTTGCAGGGCTACAACCAGATTAACGATAACTACTTTATCGATCCGGGCGACCACTTAAGAGGCGGTCTGTACCTTGACCAGGCAACTCAGGATCTGTATTTCAGCGATAACGTGTTCACCGATGCAAAACCCACCACTGACCGTTGGTTGTTTGCAAGAAGATACGTTCAGATTGACAACTGTTACGGTTCTTATAACCATACTGACGGTAGAATGCCTTCCACCGGCGGTTCCTACGGTTTTGACAGCTCCGGCGTAACCATGGAAAACAATAACGTAAGCGTTACCAGCTGGTCTTTATCTGCACAGAGAATTATGTCTGAAGCAGGTGTAGACAATCAGGAGGAACTTCAGAGGGTAGACTTCTATCCGTCCTGGAGAACCATGCGTATGTTAGACGTTCCCGCAGAGGATTAA